From the Acidovorax sp. NCPPB 3576 genome, the window AGGCCTGCAGGGTGTCGGCGAAATAGGCGCTCGTGGGCGCTTGGTTGAGGATGTTCAGCTGGAGCATGAGCAAGAGCAGCAGCACGGCCGCGCTGGCCCGGCGGGGCAGGCCGGACAGCATCAGCGCGACGGCCATGCCCGCCCACACGCCCACGCGGGCCGGGGTGCCGAGCCACTCCCAGGCATGGGCGGGGCCGTAGCTGAGCGCGGAGGACAGCGCGGTCACCGACACACCCGCCACCACGGTGGCCAGCGAGAACGCCACGCGGCGGCCGATGTGGCGGATCACGCAGTAGCCCAGCAGGCAGGGCACGAGCAGGCCCAGCATCACGGCCAGCAGTTCGGCACTGGGCGACAGGGCCTCCAGCGGTGTTTCGCGCAACGGCAGCCAGTCCAGGAACGGGGTGTCGGCCAGCAGGTCTTCCAGCGCGATCTCGAGGCGCTCCCACATCTGGCCCAGCCCGAAGGGCACGGCGGCGGGGAACAGCAGAGCCACCGGCCACAGCGCGAGCAAGGCCAGCGCCCCGCTGGCGTCGGCGACGAACCACCGTGCCCGCAGCCGGCTCCAGCGGGCCAGCGCGCCCAGCCGCTCCAGCAGCGCGGCCAGCAGCGCGCCGCCCAGCGTGCCCAGCGCGTTCAGCACGAGGTCCATGTTGGAAGGCACGCGCCGCGGCAGGTAGATCTGCAGGAACTCCATCAGCATCGATAGCAGCGCGCCCGCCAGCGCCGCCACGGGCACCGCCGAGCGCGGCCAGCCGGTGCGCAGCAGGGCCAGCGCGAGCAGGAAGCCGAAGGGCGCATAGCCTGCGATGTTGATGTTGACGTCGAACCAGGTCCAGTACGGCGGGGGAATGCGTGCGGTGAGAAAGACCCAGGGCGAGATGCCCTGCTCGCGCCAGCCGTCGAAGGGGAACAGGCTGGCGAAAACCACCAGGGCCGCGTAGATCAGCGCCAGGGGCCAGGCGGATGTCTTGTGCACGGCGTTAAGGCGCGCGGCCAGCGCTTCAGAAGGGTTTGACGACGACCAGCACCACCGCAGCCACCAGCAGCAGCACCGGCACCTCGTTGAACCAGCGGAACCAGCGGTGGCTGCGCCGGCTCTGGCCGCTGGCCAGCTTGCGCAGCAGCACGCCGCAGGCATGGTGGTAGCCCACGGCCAGCACCACGACCAGGAGCTTGGCATGCATCCAGCCATTGCCGGGCCCGCGGCCGATACCGTACCCCAGGTAGAGCCAAAGCCCCAGCGCGATGGCCGGCACGGCCAGGAGCGTGGTGAAGCGAAGCAGCTTGCGCGCCATCAGCAGCAGCCGGTCGCGCTCGGCGGCCGAATCCGGCGCCACCATGGCCAGATTGACGAAGATCCGCGGCAGATAGAACAGGCCGGCGAACCAGCTGGCCACGAAGACGATGTGAAAGGCTTTGACCCAGAGCATGGACGCAGTGTACGTGCCGGGCCGCCCCGCAAAACGGAGTCCGACGCGCAAAAACCACGGCCGCCGCCGTCACGTCGAAGGACCGGGCGGAGCCCGCCCCGCGGCAATGTGGCGCACAATTTCAGGATGCATCTGTCCAGCCCCACCCCCTTCCCCCAGAACCGCCCGCGCCGCCTGCGCCGCGATGCCTTCACCCGCAACCTCGTGCGCGAGCACGCCGTCACGCCGCACGATCTGATCTACCCGGTGTTCGTGCACGAAGGCCAGGGCCGCAGCGAGGCCATCGCGTCGATGCCGGGCGTGGAGCGCCTGAGCCTGGACCTCCTGCTGCCCGTGGCCGAGGATTGCGTGAAACTGGGCATTCCGGTGCTGGCGCTGTTTCCGGCCATCGACCCCGTGCTCAAAACCCCGGACGGCAAGGAGGCGCTGAACCCCGAGGGCCTGATCCCCCGCGTGATCCGCGCGCTCAAAAAAGAATTCCCCGCGCTGGGCGTGATGACCGACGTGGCACTGGACCCCTACACGAGCCACGGCCAGGATGGCGTGCTCGATGCCACCGGCTACATCGTCAACGACGAGACGGTGGAGATCCTCACCGGCCAGGCGCTCACGCATGCCGAGGCGGGCGTGGACATCGTGGCGCCCAGCGACATGATGGACGGGCGCATCGGCGCGATCCGCGAGGCGCTCGAAGTGCAGGGCCACATCCACACGCGCATCATGGCCTACAGCGCCAAGTACGCCAGCGCCTTCTACGGCCCGTTCCGCGATGCCGTGGGCACGCGCGGCGCCTTGGGAAAAGCCGACAAGAACGTGTACCAGATGGACCCGGGCAACACCGACGAGGCGCTGCGCGAGGTGGCCCTCGATATCGCCGAAGGCGCCGACATGGTGATGGTCAAGCCCGGCATGCCGTACCTGGACGTGGTGCGCCGCGTGAAGGACGAGTTCCGCGTGCCCACCTTCGCCTACCAGGTGAGCGGCGAGTACGCGATGCTCAAGGCCGCGGCCGCCAACGGCTGGCTCGACCACGACGCGGTGATGATGGAAAGCCTG encodes:
- a CDS encoding VanZ family protein encodes the protein MHKTSAWPLALIYAALVVFASLFPFDGWREQGISPWVFLTARIPPPYWTWFDVNINIAGYAPFGFLLALALLRTGWPRSAVPVAALAGALLSMLMEFLQIYLPRRVPSNMDLVLNALGTLGGALLAALLERLGALARWSRLRARWFVADASGALALLALWPVALLFPAAVPFGLGQMWERLEIALEDLLADTPFLDWLPLRETPLEALSPSAELLAVMLGLLVPCLLGYCVIRHIGRRVAFSLATVVAGVSVTALSSALSYGPAHAWEWLGTPARVGVWAGMAVALMLSGLPRRASAAVLLLLLMLQLNILNQAPTSAYFADTLQAWEQGRFIRFYGLGQWLGWLWPYATLVYVVQRVARRDRDLGYGSADAPARSGS
- a CDS encoding CopD family protein, with the protein product MLWVKAFHIVFVASWFAGLFYLPRIFVNLAMVAPDSAAERDRLLLMARKLLRFTTLLAVPAIALGLWLYLGYGIGRGPGNGWMHAKLLVVVLAVGYHHACGVLLRKLASGQSRRSHRWFRWFNEVPVLLLVAAVVLVVVKPF
- the hemB gene encoding porphobilinogen synthase; this translates as MHLSSPTPFPQNRPRRLRRDAFTRNLVREHAVTPHDLIYPVFVHEGQGRSEAIASMPGVERLSLDLLLPVAEDCVKLGIPVLALFPAIDPVLKTPDGKEALNPEGLIPRVIRALKKEFPALGVMTDVALDPYTSHGQDGVLDATGYIVNDETVEILTGQALTHAEAGVDIVAPSDMMDGRIGAIREALEVQGHIHTRIMAYSAKYASAFYGPFRDAVGTRGALGKADKNVYQMDPGNTDEALREVALDIAEGADMVMVKPGMPYLDVVRRVKDEFRVPTFAYQVSGEYAMLKAAAANGWLDHDAVMMESLLAFKRAGADGVLTYFARDAARLLQK